In the Gemmatimonadota bacterium genome, TCGCGCACCGCTCTGGCTGCGCTCCTCGCGCTCACGGCCACCCGCTCGCCGCGCAGACTCCGGCCTCGCCGCTCACCGACGGCCTGCGCTTCCGCACGATCGGCCCGGCCGCGATGTCCGGTCGCATCGTCGACCTCGCCGTCGTCGAGGCGACGCCGCAGGTCTTCTACGCCGCCTCCTCCACGGGGGGCCTCTACAAGACGACGAACAACGGCACGACCTTCACGCCGCTCTTCGGTGACCAGGGCACGCATTCCATCGGCGCGATCGCCGTGCACCAGCGCGACACGAACGTCGTCTGGGTGGGGACCGGCGAGCGCGCCAACCGGCAGAGCTCGTCGTGGGGCGACGGGGTGTACCTGTCGCGCGATGGTGGCCGGAGCTTCCGCAATGTCGGGCTCCGGAACTCGGCGCACATCGGGCGGATCGTGCTGCATCCGGCTGATGCCAACGTCGCCTACGTCGCGGCGATGGGCACGCTGTGGTCCTCGAACGAGGAGCGGGGCCTCTACGTGACGCGCGATGCGGGGGCGACCTGGACCCGCGTGCTGTTCGTCGATGCAGAGACGGGCGTGGCTGACGTCGCGATGGACCCGTTCGACTCGATGACGCTCTACGCCGCGACCTACCAGCGGCGCCGCACGCCGTTCGGCTTCAACGGCGGTGGGCCCGGGAGCGCGCTCTGGAAGTCCACCGACGGCGGCATGACCTGGCGCAAGCTCACCACGGGGCTGCCCGAGGGCGAGCACGGCCGCATCGGCATCGGGATCTTCCGCGGGGATTCGCGCATCGTGTACGTGAGCGTGGAGCAGGGGCTGCGCTACACCGCCTCGACGAACTACGAGGAGCCGCAGGCGGGGCTCTATCGCTCCGACGACCGGGGCGAGTCGTTCGTGCAGCAGAGCACCTGGAACCCGCGGCCGATGTACGCGAGCCAGGTGATCGTCGACCCGGTCGATCCCTGCCGCCTCTACATGATGAACTTCTTCTCGATGTCCACCGACTGCGGGAAGACGTCGCGGCAGGTGCGGCAGTCGCTGCACGGGGACGACCGCTTCATGTGGATCAACCCCGCGAATCCGCGCCACCTCATCAAGGCCGATGACGGCGGCATCGGCATCAGCTACGACCGCGCGGTGACCTGGCAGTTCATCGCCGACCTGCCGGTGAGCCAGTGGTACCGCGTGACCGTCGACAACCGCAAGCCGTACCGCGTGTACGGCGGCCTGCAGGACAACGGCTCCTGGGCCGGGCCGTCCATGTCGTACCGGAGCGAGGGCATCACCAACGACGATTGGGTGAAGTGGGGCGGGGGCGACGGTTTCCACAACGTCATCGATACCACCGACAACGTCACACTCTATTCGGCGTCGCAGTTCCTCGGCCTCTCCCGCATCAACCTCGCGACGGGCGAGGAGCGCGGCATCCGGCCCGGCGACCCCACCGGCGCGATCAGCGCGCGTCGCAACTGGGAGACGTGGGGCGACATGGCGGCCGCGCCACAGCGCCTGGGGAATGCGATGGCCCCGGCGAACTGGGACGCGCCGATCATCCTCTCGCCGCATGACGCGCGGACGGTCTACGCGGGGACCAACATCCTCTGGAAGAGCATCGACCGCGGCAACACCTGGACCGCCCTCGGCGACCGCACGACCGGCATCGACCGTCGCACGCTCCCGATCATGGGGCGCATGCCGGACGCCGCCACGCGATCGCTGGATGACGGCGTGCCGTACTGGCCGACGGTGAGCGCGATCGCCGAGTCGCCGCGCGTGCGCGGCGACCTCTGGGTGGGCACCGACGACGGGAACGTGCAGCACAGCGTCGATGGCGGCCGGACGTGGACGGAGCTCGCCGGCAAGCTCGCCGGGTTGCCGCGCGGGGCCTGGATCAACGGGATCGAGGTCTCGCGGCACGCGAACGGCCGCGTCTACGTCGTGGCGAACAACTTCCGCAACGGCGACAACGCCAACTACGTCTATCGCACCGACGACGGCGGTCGCACCTGGTCGCGCCTCGACGGCGGGTTGCCCGCGGCGCGGGTGGCACGCACGCTGCGCGAGGACCTGATCAACCCCGACCTCCTGTTCCTCGGCACCGAGTTCGGGCTCTTCTGGAGCAACGACCGCGGCGCGACGTGGGCCGAACTGCGCGGCCAGATGCCGCTCATGGCTCACAACGACCTGGTGCTGCACGCGCGCGAGCATGACCTCGTGCTGGCGACGCACTCCCGGGGCATCTGGATCCTCGACCACATGAACGCGCTGCGCGAGCTGACGCCGGCGGTCGCCGCCCGCCCGCTGCATCTCTTCCGGATGCGCGCGGCGGAACAGATCCGCTATCGCGATGCGCTCGGGCACGTCGGCGACGTCTTCTACACGGGGGAGAACCCGCCCAAGGGGGCGATCATCGACCTCTGGTTGAAGGACGCAGGCGCCGCGACGGTCACCATCCACGAGGCGGGCGGTGCGGAGGTCGCGCGTCTCACCGTGAACGGCAAGCCGGGGGTCAATCGGGCGATCTGGGACCTGCATTACGCGAACAACGGCCCCTTCGTGCACCTCGGGACGTATGAGGTGCGCGTGGCGGCCGCCGGCACCACGGTCACGGGACGCCTCGAGGTACGCGAGGATCCGCGCATTCGCGTGGCCCCAGCGGTACGGCGCGCGCACACCGAGACGATGCGGCGACTGGCCACGTTGCGGAACGAAACGCGGGCGCTCGGCGCGAGCATCGCGGCGGCGGTTCGCGCGTTGCCGGCCGATGTGCCGGCCGAGGCGCGGGCCCGCATGCAGCGGATGTCGGCCGAGGCGACCGAGCTCGCGTCGCGCGCGCAGCGCCTCTATGGCGAGGCCGACGGCGAGATCGGGCCGCTGAGCGCGCTCGAGCGCGAGCAGGAGGCGTTCTTCCGACGGATGCTCGAAGAACTGCGACGCACCGCGACCCAGGCGGGCGTGCGCTGAGCGCCCCAGCGCCCCGCGGACCCGCCGCGTAACCCGACCGTCACGACCATTCACTCGCCGAGGACCCGATGTCCCGCACGTGCACACCCGTTCCGCGTCTCGCCGCACTGCTGCTCGCGGCCGCCCCGCTGTCCGCGCTGGTCGCGCAGGAGCGCGAGGACCGCACCCTGCTCACGCAGACCCAGATGACCTCGATCATCAACGAGGTCTCCGGTGACCGCGCGATGAACCACCTCCTCGAGCTCGTGCCGTACCAGCGCGTGCGGCCACCCGCCGAGTACGACGGCCACTTCCGCGAGAGCATCCACCTCGCCGAGATGGCGAAGTCATACGGCTACGCCAACGTCACGATCGAGACGTACCAGACGGGCGGGACCGCCTGGCAGCCGACGCAGGGCGAGCTCTGGATGACGACGCCCAAGTCGGTGAAGCTGTTCGACATCCATGACATCCCGCTGGCGTTGCCGGCGCTCAACGCGAACGGCGACCTGTCGGGCGACCTGATCGACGTCGGACCGGGGCGCGCCGCCGACTTCGAAGGGAAGGACGTGCGGGGCAAGTTCGTCCTCACCAGCGGCGCGACGGGCACGGTCTACGCCGCCGCCATCCAGCGCGGCGCGCTCGGCGTGCTCGGGATCAGCGCCATCTCCCCGCAGCGCGCGGTCGACTTCCCATCTCAGATCGTGAACAGCACCGTCAATGCGCAGCCGGGGACCGTCGCCTGGTCGGTCACGCCGGAAGTGCGTTCCAATCTCGCCGCCCTGCTCCTGCGCGAGCGGATCACCATCCGTTCGATCGTGAAGAGCACGCAGGTCCCGATGCACTCGGAGTACGTCCACGCCGAGATCCCCGGCGACGGCAGCACCACGCAGGAAGTCGCGATCAGCGGCCACCTGTACGAGGGCGTGATCAAGCAGGGCGCCAACGACGACAACTCCGGCGTCGCGCTCACCCTCGAGATCGGGCGGGCCTACATCAAGCTCATCAACGAGGGGAAGCTCCCGCGCCCCAAGCGCACCATCAACTTCCAATGGGTCCCCGAGATCGCCGGCACGAATGCCTACTTCGCCGCCCACCCGGAGAAGGAGAAGACGATCATCGGGACGCTCAACTTCGACATGGAGGGCATCCGCGTGGCGATGAGCCGCAGCTACTGGATCCTCCAGCGCACGCCCGACACCTTCCCGTCCTACCTCAACGACATCGCGCAGTCGATGATGGAGTACATCGCCGACGTCTCGCGCGAGCGGGTCCGGTTCCGCCGCTCGCTCAACGGCTACGCGCCGTCGCAGGCGGTGGAGGCCACGCACGGATCGAGCGACGCCTTCTACATCAAGATCGACAAGCACTACGGCTCGTCCGACCACGTGACGTACATGCAGCACGGGATCCCGGCGGTCATGTTCATCACCTGGCCGGACATGTGGTACCACTCGTCGGAGGACACGCCGGACAAGCAGGATCCGACGCAGTACAAGCGGGCCGCCGCCGTCGGCCTCGGCTCGCTCGCCGTGCTCGCCGACGGCACCGACGGCATGGCCGCGCGCGTGCTGCAAGAGAACCTCGGGCGCGGGCTCTCGCGCATGGGCGAGTCGCACACGAAGGGGCTCGGTTACATGGCCGACGCGACCGACGCCGCGACGCTCACCACGGCCTACGCCGAGGCGCGCAACGCGATCCTGCACCAGGCGCGCATCGAGACCGCGGTCGTGAACTCCGCGAGCGTGCTCTGGACGAACGTCGAGGAAGGGCGGAAGCGGACGGCTTCGTTCGGGCCGCTCATCCAGCAGCGGGCGACCGCGCTGCTCGCGGAGACGCGGGCCGCGTACCAGTTGCAGGCCGCCCAGCGCAGTGTCGCCGCCGCCGAGCCGGTGATGTCAGCGGAGGACCGTGCGGTGGCGGACCTGATGGTGGAGCTGGTGGCGGGCGCCAGCGCGGCTGCCCCGGGGCCGCGGGGCGCACAGCCGGCCGGCGCCGCGGCCGGCCCCGCGCTCCCCGACGAGTTCAGCGCCGAGTTCGGTTTGCTGCTCCGCAAGGGCGGCATGACCGTGGGCGAGATCCGCGATTTCCTCTCCGGCGAGTTCACTCCGCTCCCGCTCAAGGATGTCCTGGCGGTGCTGCGGGTCCGCGAGGCGCAGGGCGGGGTGAAGCTCGTGCCGAAGCCCGCGCCGGCGCGGGGACGCCGCCCGTAGCGGCGAACGCGAGCCGGAATGCGAAGCGCCCCGCGGTCCGCCGCAGGGCGCTTCGTCGTTCGCGTCATTCGCTGACCGCCGTCATCGCGCGCGACCCTCGCTGCGCGATCGGGATCGGTGGCGCGGTGCCGTGCTCGATCATCTCGCGCGCCTGTTCGATCGCCTCGGGGGCCCCGGCGATCGCGACGAGGTCCCCGGCATCGAGGCGCTCCGTCGCCGTCGGCACGAAGGACCGGCGTTTCCCCTCGGCATCCTTGGTGATCGCCATGACGGTCGCACCAGTGAGGCCGCGCAGGTCGACCTCGCCGAGCGTGCGGCCGTCGCACCGGCTCCCGGGCGCGACGGTCATCAGTACCGGCTCACCCAAGCCGGGGAGCATGACGACCATCCGTTCCATCGTCCGAGTGAGATCGTGGCTCTCGGTGTTGCGGTCGAGCTCCTGCACGAGTGCCGTCGCGATGACCTCGGCGCCGGCGCGCGCGTGGCCCTCGAGGTCGCGCGTGGCCTGCCAGACGGCGCCGACGAGCAACACGAGGAATCCGCCGACGATCGCCGGCGCGGAGTAGCGCGGCAGCAGCGGCTGCAGGAGAAGCAGCGGGACCACGAGCGCGAGGCTCGTCAGGCCGATATGGAACGTCGCCGTCAGCGCCCGGCGTGGCGCGCGCGCGGTGTCGAGGCGCTTCCCCGGCAACGGCAGCGCCTGGAGCGCGAGCTCTCCGGCGAGGTGTCGCGCCGTGAGGAAGACGGCGGCCACGACCGGCAGGGCGAGCGCGATCGCGCCGAGCCGCACGAGCAGTTCGCCGCGCTCCGGTTCGACGTCGATCCACCCGTGCAGCAGTGTCGCGAACCGACCGCGTTCCGCGATCGCGCCGATGATGATGACGGCGAGGAGCGCCGAATCGAGCGCCAGCCGCCTGGTGAGTCGCCGCCGA is a window encoding:
- a CDS encoding M28 family peptidase, producing the protein MSRTCTPVPRLAALLLAAAPLSALVAQEREDRTLLTQTQMTSIINEVSGDRAMNHLLELVPYQRVRPPAEYDGHFRESIHLAEMAKSYGYANVTIETYQTGGTAWQPTQGELWMTTPKSVKLFDIHDIPLALPALNANGDLSGDLIDVGPGRAADFEGKDVRGKFVLTSGATGTVYAAAIQRGALGVLGISAISPQRAVDFPSQIVNSTVNAQPGTVAWSVTPEVRSNLAALLLRERITIRSIVKSTQVPMHSEYVHAEIPGDGSTTQEVAISGHLYEGVIKQGANDDNSGVALTLEIGRAYIKLINEGKLPRPKRTINFQWVPEIAGTNAYFAAHPEKEKTIIGTLNFDMEGIRVAMSRSYWILQRTPDTFPSYLNDIAQSMMEYIADVSRERVRFRRSLNGYAPSQAVEATHGSSDAFYIKIDKHYGSSDHVTYMQHGIPAVMFITWPDMWYHSSEDTPDKQDPTQYKRAAAVGLGSLAVLADGTDGMAARVLQENLGRGLSRMGESHTKGLGYMADATDAATLTTAYAEARNAILHQARIETAVVNSASVLWTNVEEGRKRTASFGPLIQQRATALLAETRAAYQLQAAQRSVAAAEPVMSAEDRAVADLMVELVAGASAAAPGPRGAQPAGAAAGPALPDEFSAEFGLLLRKGGMTVGEIRDFLSGEFTPLPLKDVLAVLRVREAQGGVKLVPKPAPARGRRP